One part of the Apus apus isolate bApuApu2 chromosome 23, bApuApu2.pri.cur, whole genome shotgun sequence genome encodes these proteins:
- the RABIF gene encoding guanine nucleotide exchange factor MSS4, whose amino-acid sequence MAACAEMEPAPRPPAAGPAGLVCAQGRNLKAVRCQRCGSRVLLPGAATFARRELLLPAMRKKAAAAAAGGGDVLREHWLVRDMFSFENVGFTRDVGNVKFLVCADCEAGPIGWHCLDDKDRFYVALERVAHE is encoded by the exons ATGGCGGCCTGTGCCGAGATGGAGCCGGCGCCGCGTCCTCCCGccgcgggcccggccgggcTGGTGTGCGCGCAGGGCCGGAACCTGAAGGCGGTGCGGTGCCAGCGCTGCGGCTCGCGGGTGCTGCTGCCCGGCGCCGCCACCTTCGCCCGCCGTGAG ctgctcctgcccgcCATGAGGAAgaaggcggcggcggcggcggcgggcggcggggacGTGCTGCGGGAGCACTGGCTGGTGCGCGACATGTTCTCCTTCGAGAACGTGGGCTTCACCCGCGACGTGGGCAACGTGAAGTTCCTGGTGTGCGCCGACTGCGAGGCGGGCCCGATCGGCTGGCACTGCCTGGACGACAAGGACCGCTTCTACGTGGCGCTGGAGCGCGTGGCCCACGAGTGA